The following proteins are co-located in the Microbacterium immunditiarum genome:
- a CDS encoding DUF255 domain-containing protein has translation MPPGTDAPDRGDSGVSRLAGSTSPYLRAHADNPVAWYPWGDAAFDEAARRGVPVLVSIGYSTCHWCHVMARESFADPELAAVLNDGFVSIKVDREEHPEVDAAYMAAASAFSRSLGWPLTVFATPTGRPFFAGTYFPPEPRVGLPSFRQVLDAVREAWTVRRGEVEQTGAAILQALAASRGTEPSEEAGVPSAEELADAARALADQEDPEFGGFGGGNPAAPKFPVATALRFLQTPLVREAAGGASAVADRALAAMAGSELRDPVEGGFFRYATRSDWTVPHYERMLTDNAQLLEVALDAGDDETARGVSGFLIGVLQQPSGGVGAAQDSESWIDGARSEGGYYARDASERTELEPPAVDGKVVTGWNGLAIAALARAGSRLGEPAWVEAARWAADTVLTTNVDADGRLVRASLDEIPSRAPATLADYGQLAGGLLALAAATGDVAYAVRARDLVAECVEESRMPRPPAGGDPVLAAQGVEAPAEASDGDEPSGPASIALAALDLWRLGAGEQWRRIAEQIVAFHGRRAVAQPLAHGALLRAAAGLVVAPRQVVVVAGDADDPLVTAGRGIRADVFAVVTPAQSEAFASAGFELFEGKAALDGRATAYDCQDFACRLPFTNAAELVASPSSGR, from the coding sequence GTGCCCCCAGGGACGGATGCTCCGGACCGAGGCGACTCGGGAGTCTCCCGCCTCGCCGGATCGACGAGCCCGTACCTGCGGGCGCACGCCGACAACCCCGTCGCGTGGTACCCGTGGGGCGATGCCGCGTTCGACGAGGCGGCGCGCCGCGGCGTGCCGGTGCTCGTCTCGATCGGGTACTCGACGTGCCACTGGTGCCACGTCATGGCGCGCGAGTCGTTCGCCGACCCCGAGCTGGCCGCCGTCCTCAACGACGGCTTCGTGAGCATCAAGGTCGACCGCGAGGAACACCCCGAGGTGGACGCGGCGTACATGGCCGCCGCATCCGCCTTCAGCCGCAGCCTCGGGTGGCCGCTCACCGTCTTCGCGACGCCCACCGGCCGCCCGTTCTTCGCGGGCACATACTTCCCGCCCGAGCCACGCGTCGGGCTGCCGTCGTTCCGGCAGGTGCTCGACGCCGTGCGCGAGGCGTGGACGGTACGCCGCGGCGAAGTCGAGCAGACCGGGGCGGCGATCCTCCAGGCGCTCGCGGCCTCGCGCGGGACGGAGCCGTCGGAGGAAGCCGGCGTTCCCAGTGCGGAGGAGCTCGCCGACGCCGCCCGCGCGCTCGCGGACCAGGAGGATCCGGAGTTCGGCGGCTTCGGCGGCGGCAACCCCGCCGCTCCCAAGTTCCCCGTCGCGACCGCGCTGCGGTTCCTGCAGACGCCGCTCGTGCGCGAGGCCGCGGGTGGGGCATCCGCCGTCGCCGACCGTGCGCTCGCCGCGATGGCCGGGTCGGAGCTGCGCGACCCCGTCGAAGGAGGCTTCTTCCGCTACGCGACGCGCAGCGACTGGACGGTGCCCCACTACGAGCGCATGCTCACCGACAACGCGCAGCTGCTCGAGGTGGCGCTCGACGCGGGCGACGACGAGACGGCGCGGGGCGTCTCCGGGTTCCTCATCGGCGTGCTGCAGCAGCCCTCGGGAGGCGTCGGCGCCGCGCAGGACTCCGAGTCGTGGATCGACGGCGCCCGCAGCGAGGGCGGCTACTACGCGCGCGACGCCTCGGAGCGCACCGAGCTCGAGCCGCCCGCCGTCGACGGCAAGGTCGTGACCGGGTGGAACGGGCTCGCGATCGCCGCGCTCGCGCGGGCGGGATCGCGGCTCGGCGAGCCGGCATGGGTCGAAGCTGCGCGCTGGGCGGCCGACACCGTGCTCACCACGAACGTCGACGCGGACGGCCGCCTCGTGCGCGCGTCGCTCGACGAGATCCCGTCGCGCGCCCCCGCGACGCTCGCCGACTACGGTCAGCTCGCCGGAGGACTCCTGGCGCTCGCGGCGGCGACCGGCGACGTCGCGTACGCGGTGCGGGCGCGAGATCTCGTCGCCGAGTGCGTCGAAGAGAGCCGGATGCCCCGCCCGCCGGCCGGCGGCGACCCCGTGCTCGCGGCGCAGGGCGTCGAGGCTCCAGCCGAGGCGAGCGACGGCGACGAGCCGTCGGGTCCGGCGTCGATCGCGCTCGCGGCGCTCGACTTGTGGCGGCTCGGGGCGGGGGAGCAGTGGCGCAGGATCGCGGAGCAGATCGTCGCGTTCCACGGGCGGAGGGCGGTCGCTCAGCCGCTCGCTCACGGGGCGCTGCTGCGCGCCGCCGCGGGACTCGTCGTGGCGCCGCGGCAGGTCGTCGTCGTCGCGGGGGACGCCGACGATCCGCTGGTGACGGCGGGGCGGGGCATCCGCGCAGATGTCTTCGCGGTTGTCACTCCCGCACAGTCGGAGGCGTTCGCGAGCGCCGGCTTCGAGCTCTTCGAGGGCAAGGCCGCGCTCGACGGCAGGGCGACGGCGTACGACTGTCAGGACTTCGCCTGCAGGCTGCCGTTCACGAATGCGGCGGAGCTCGTCGCCTCGCCCTCATCCGGTCGCTGA
- a CDS encoding glutamyl-tRNA reductase yields the protein MLFCLTANHRNTDFEVLERISQAADAAGPDLLAAHDFVRGAVVLATCNRFEAYLELDEPVTGAAALAHEAVLEMLEARVGADTEVLRRSAVTLGGDDVVRHLFAVSSGLESMVVGEEEISGQVQRALRSAREAGVTSPLLEQVFQRAAQASREVRARADLIGEGRSLARLALDLVGSRITDWNDTAVLLVGTGSYAATTIAALQARAAADVRVYSATGRAQQFAAKYGVRAESDLRRGIREADVVITCTARYTVTADDVAGGRDRIIVDLGLPRNVDPAVADVDGVTLVDLELLGKHASVPELGHGAHEVVGSAAASFTAQRDAAAAVVAVRSHIQAALESEIDRLRDDDGRTEAALRHLAGVLSHTPSVRAREAAAEGRLDEFERAIELVFGIRVDREDRGDLRAIG from the coding sequence GTGCTTTTCTGCCTCACGGCGAATCACCGGAACACCGACTTCGAGGTCCTCGAGCGGATCTCGCAGGCGGCGGATGCGGCCGGGCCCGACCTTCTCGCCGCGCACGACTTCGTGCGCGGTGCCGTCGTGCTCGCCACCTGCAACCGCTTCGAGGCGTATCTCGAGCTCGACGAGCCCGTCACGGGCGCCGCGGCTCTCGCGCACGAGGCTGTGCTCGAGATGCTCGAGGCGCGCGTCGGAGCCGACACCGAGGTGCTCCGCCGATCGGCTGTCACTCTCGGAGGCGACGACGTCGTGCGGCACCTCTTCGCCGTGAGTTCGGGCCTCGAGTCGATGGTCGTCGGCGAGGAGGAGATCAGCGGACAGGTGCAGCGCGCGCTGCGCTCCGCGCGCGAGGCCGGCGTCACGAGCCCGCTGCTCGAGCAGGTCTTCCAGCGCGCGGCGCAGGCGTCGCGCGAGGTGCGCGCCCGAGCGGATCTCATCGGCGAGGGCCGCTCGCTCGCACGCCTCGCGCTCGACCTCGTCGGGTCGCGCATCACCGACTGGAACGACACCGCCGTCCTGCTCGTGGGCACGGGAAGCTACGCCGCCACGACGATCGCCGCACTCCAGGCGCGCGCTGCGGCCGACGTGCGCGTGTACTCGGCCACCGGCCGCGCGCAGCAATTCGCCGCGAAGTACGGCGTGCGCGCCGAGAGCGACCTGCGGCGGGGCATCCGCGAAGCCGACGTCGTCATCACGTGCACCGCCCGCTACACCGTGACCGCCGACGACGTCGCGGGAGGCCGCGACCGCATCATCGTCGACCTCGGGCTGCCGCGGAACGTCGACCCGGCGGTCGCCGACGTCGACGGCGTCACGCTCGTCGACCTGGAGCTCCTCGGCAAGCACGCGTCGGTGCCCGAGCTCGGCCACGGCGCCCACGAAGTCGTCGGCTCCGCCGCGGCGTCGTTCACTGCTCAGCGCGACGCGGCCGCGGCGGTCGTCGCCGTGCGGTCGCACATCCAGGCGGCGCTCGAGTCCGAGATCGACCGGCTCCGCGACGACGACGGGCGCACCGAGGCCGCCCTCCGGCACCTCGCCGGTGTGCTGTCGCATACGCCGTCGGTGCGAGCGCGCGAGGCGGCGGCCGAGGGCCGGCTGGACGAGTTCGAGCGCGCGATCGAGCTCGTGTTCGGCATCCGCGTCGACCGCGAGGACCGCGGCGATCTGCGGGCGATCGGCTGA
- the hemE gene encoding uroporphyrinogen decarboxylase codes for MTFATAALPADHPLTDGRTARSPLVRAAQGDRPAIPPVWFMRQAGRSLPEYRESRAGTEMLDACLDPALAAEITLQPVRRHRVDAAVFFSDIVVPVLLAGVGVKIVPGRGPVLDEPVRTASDVLNLRPIDPAALDPIREAVRIVVAELGSTPLVGFGGAPYTLASYLVEGGPSKEQLRTRALMRTDPRTWATLLNWCADVTGAFLRAQVEAGASVVQLFDSWAGSLSRSDYQRRVSPHSRRAFDALRGLDVPRIHFGLGMGEMLDLLPGIGADVVGIDWRLPLDVANERLGGRVPLQGNIDPALLQAPWPVLAAHIEDVIDRGAAAPAHIVNLGHGVPPETDPTVLTRIVEFVHA; via the coding sequence GTGACGTTCGCCACCGCCGCCCTTCCCGCAGACCACCCGCTCACCGACGGGCGAACCGCCCGATCGCCGCTCGTTCGCGCCGCGCAGGGCGACCGTCCGGCGATCCCTCCGGTGTGGTTCATGCGTCAGGCGGGCCGCTCGCTTCCCGAGTACCGCGAGAGCCGCGCGGGCACTGAGATGCTCGACGCGTGCCTCGACCCGGCCCTCGCCGCCGAGATCACGCTGCAGCCCGTGCGCCGCCACCGCGTCGACGCCGCGGTGTTCTTCAGCGACATCGTCGTGCCGGTCCTGCTGGCGGGTGTCGGCGTGAAGATCGTGCCCGGGCGGGGTCCCGTGCTCGACGAGCCGGTGCGCACGGCATCCGACGTCTTGAATCTCCGTCCGATCGACCCGGCGGCGCTCGACCCGATCCGCGAGGCGGTGCGCATCGTCGTCGCCGAGCTGGGGAGCACGCCGCTCGTCGGCTTCGGCGGGGCGCCGTACACGCTCGCGAGCTACCTCGTCGAAGGCGGTCCGTCGAAGGAGCAGCTGCGCACGAGGGCCCTCATGCGGACGGATCCGCGCACGTGGGCGACGCTGCTCAACTGGTGCGCCGACGTGACGGGCGCGTTCCTGCGCGCGCAGGTCGAGGCCGGCGCGAGCGTCGTCCAGCTCTTCGACTCGTGGGCGGGCTCGCTGTCGCGCAGCGACTACCAGCGCCGCGTGTCCCCGCACTCGCGCCGCGCGTTCGACGCGCTCCGCGGGCTCGATGTGCCGCGCATCCACTTCGGCCTCGGCATGGGCGAGATGCTCGACCTGCTGCCGGGCATCGGCGCGGACGTGGTCGGCATCGACTGGCGGCTGCCGCTCGACGTCGCCAACGAGCGCCTCGGGGGCCGCGTGCCGCTGCAGGGCAACATCGACCCCGCGCTGCTGCAGGCGCCGTGGCCGGTGCTCGCGGCGCACATCGAGGACGTCATCGACCGCGGCGCCGCCGCGCCCGCGCACATCGTCAACCTCGGCCACGGCGTCCCGCCCGAGACCGACCCGACCGTGCTCACGCGCATCGTGGAGTTCGTGCATGCCTGA
- a CDS encoding protoporphyrinogen/coproporphyrinogen oxidase translates to MPDDVLVVGGGVGGLVLARRLALAGRRVVVFERSDRFGGQVARHTVAGVDLDAAAESFATRGGTVAALLGELGLADDIETPLPKPAWLYRADGSAVPLPATGVLGIPGDPAAADVVHAIGRRAALRARLDALLPARVGADASSLGDLVRRRMGRGVVDGLVSPVVRGVHSSDPYSLPVETASPRLRDELRASGSLAAAVERIRAAAPAGSQVAGIRGGMFRLVDALVAECEGRGVRLQTGADASDIGAEGVTVNGRRLTGEVVRAGAPADAPAGRHVTLATLVVEASGLDSAPRGTGVLVASGASGVSARALTHVSAKWAWVGERLPGLHALRLSYDGEPSDAIERARADAATLTGARIERIVDATSAVWRRRPGGAWAGTPEPAVGEGPAGTGLASVVAHAERVAERLGADSPEPASGGRMEG, encoded by the coding sequence ATGCCTGACGACGTCCTCGTCGTCGGCGGGGGAGTCGGCGGTCTCGTGCTCGCGCGCCGCCTCGCCCTCGCCGGCAGGCGCGTCGTCGTGTTCGAGCGCTCCGACCGCTTCGGCGGACAGGTCGCGCGACACACGGTCGCGGGCGTCGACCTCGATGCCGCCGCCGAGTCGTTCGCGACGCGCGGCGGCACGGTGGCCGCGCTCCTCGGCGAGCTCGGTCTCGCGGACGACATCGAGACGCCGCTGCCGAAGCCCGCGTGGCTGTACCGCGCCGACGGATCGGCGGTGCCGCTGCCCGCGACCGGGGTCCTCGGCATCCCGGGCGATCCGGCCGCGGCGGACGTCGTCCACGCGATCGGCCGCCGCGCGGCGCTGCGTGCGCGGCTCGACGCACTTCTTCCGGCACGGGTGGGGGCGGATGCCTCGTCCCTCGGCGACCTCGTGCGGCGGCGCATGGGCAGGGGAGTCGTCGACGGCCTCGTGTCGCCCGTCGTCCGCGGCGTCCACTCGAGCGACCCGTACTCCCTCCCGGTCGAGACCGCCTCGCCGCGCCTGCGCGACGAGCTGCGCGCGAGCGGGTCGCTCGCGGCGGCGGTGGAGCGTATCCGTGCGGCGGCGCCCGCGGGATCGCAGGTCGCCGGCATCCGCGGCGGCATGTTCCGGCTGGTCGATGCGCTCGTGGCGGAGTGCGAGGGGCGGGGCGTGCGGCTCCAGACCGGCGCCGATGCGAGCGACATCGGCGCCGAAGGCGTCACGGTGAACGGGCGGCGGCTCACCGGCGAGGTCGTTCGCGCCGGCGCGCCGGCCGACGCTCCCGCGGGGCGACACGTCACGCTCGCGACGCTCGTGGTCGAGGCATCCGGTCTCGATTCGGCCCCGCGCGGCACGGGAGTGCTCGTCGCGTCCGGCGCGTCCGGCGTCTCGGCGAGGGCGCTCACGCACGTCTCGGCCAAGTGGGCGTGGGTCGGCGAGCGCCTGCCTGGACTCCACGCGCTGCGGCTCTCGTATGACGGCGAGCCGTCCGACGCGATCGAGCGGGCGAGGGCGGATGCCGCGACGCTCACCGGCGCGCGCATCGAACGCATCGTCGACGCGACGTCCGCGGTGTGGCGGCGGCGACCCGGCGGTGCGTGGGCGGGGACGCCCGAACCCGCCGTGGGAGAGGGGCCTGCCGGAACGGGTCTCGCGTCGGTCGTGGCGCACGCCGAAAGGGTCGCCGAGCGGCTGGGCGCGGATTCGCCGGAACCGGCGTCCGGGGGGAGGATGGAAGGGTGA
- the hemQ gene encoding hydrogen peroxide-dependent heme synthase codes for MTETTPAVEARYFTLFAVLRRDPHPADVPLGAVSIEDASAEVGDALRGVYDVSGLRADADVLLWLTGHSVDELQGHLRTLRRSRELAPLLPTWNAMGVHRDAEFSRDHAPAFSRGLTPKDWLTVYPFVRSYEWYLLPPEERGRMLGDHGRKGREFPQVQSNTVASFALGDYEWLLALEADDPVDLVDLMRHLRATDARLHVREEVPFFTGRRIAPSEVREVIE; via the coding sequence GTGACCGAGACCACCCCCGCCGTCGAAGCCCGGTACTTCACGCTTTTCGCCGTCCTCCGTCGCGACCCGCATCCGGCCGATGTCCCGCTCGGCGCTGTGTCGATCGAGGACGCGTCCGCCGAGGTCGGCGACGCGCTGCGCGGCGTGTACGACGTGTCGGGACTGCGCGCCGATGCCGACGTCCTCCTGTGGCTCACGGGGCACTCGGTCGACGAACTGCAGGGCCACTTGCGCACGCTGCGCCGCAGCCGCGAGCTCGCACCGCTCCTGCCGACCTGGAACGCGATGGGCGTACACCGCGACGCCGAGTTCAGCCGCGACCACGCGCCGGCGTTCTCGCGCGGCCTCACGCCCAAGGACTGGCTCACCGTGTACCCGTTCGTGCGCAGCTACGAGTGGTACCTCCTGCCGCCCGAGGAGCGGGGGCGGATGCTGGGCGACCACGGGCGCAAGGGCCGTGAGTTCCCGCAGGTGCAGAGCAACACCGTCGCGAGCTTCGCGCTCGGCGATTATGAGTGGCTGCTCGCGCTCGAGGCCGACGACCCGGTCGACCTCGTCGACCTCATGCGCCACCTGCGCGCGACGGATGCTCGCCTGCACGTGCGCGAAGAGGTGCCGTTCTTCACCGGCCGGCGCATCGCGCCGTCCGAGGTGCGCGAGGTGATCGAGTGA
- the hemC gene encoding hydroxymethylbilane synthase, with protein MTLRIGTRASALAMAQAGTIADLLGGELVPILSEGDTSTASLSTLGGRGVFANALREALLAREVDVLVHSYKDLPTTPVEGLAIAAVPERADARDALCARDGLTLETLPEGARVGTGSPRRRAQLAARRPDLELVDLRGNVDTRLGRVGSADPERALDAVMLAAAGLGRLGRLDAVTEYLDLEAWPTAPAQAALAVETRAGDERLAAAIDHRPTRLAADAERGVLALLGAGCAAPIGAHAFVEDELLFLTAVVYRPDGTAQLSSSHAAALDDDGTDAAASVARNVTDELLQQGAADLAPLGD; from the coding sequence ATGACCCTCCGCATCGGGACCCGCGCGAGCGCGCTCGCGATGGCGCAGGCCGGCACGATCGCCGACCTGCTCGGCGGCGAGCTCGTGCCGATCCTGTCCGAAGGAGACACGTCGACCGCGTCGCTGTCCACCCTCGGCGGGCGGGGCGTGTTCGCGAACGCACTCCGCGAGGCGCTCCTCGCCCGCGAGGTCGATGTGCTCGTCCACTCGTACAAGGACCTTCCGACGACCCCCGTCGAAGGGCTCGCGATCGCGGCCGTCCCCGAGCGCGCGGACGCGCGCGACGCGCTGTGCGCGCGCGACGGACTCACGCTCGAGACCCTCCCCGAGGGGGCACGCGTCGGCACCGGCTCGCCGCGCCGCCGTGCGCAGCTCGCGGCCCGGCGCCCCGACCTCGAGCTCGTCGACCTGCGCGGCAACGTCGACACGCGGCTCGGACGCGTAGGCTCCGCCGACCCGGAGCGCGCGCTCGACGCCGTCATGCTCGCCGCCGCGGGGCTCGGACGGCTGGGACGCCTCGACGCCGTGACCGAGTACCTCGACCTCGAGGCGTGGCCCACCGCCCCCGCGCAGGCGGCGCTCGCCGTCGAGACGCGCGCGGGCGACGAGCGTCTCGCCGCGGCGATCGACCACCGCCCGACGCGGCTCGCCGCCGACGCGGAGCGCGGCGTGCTGGCGCTCCTCGGCGCCGGCTGCGCCGCCCCGATCGGCGCGCACGCGTTCGTCGAGGACGAGCTGCTGTTCCTGACGGCGGTCGTCTACCGGCCCGACGGCACGGCGCAGCTGTCGAGCTCGCACGCGGCCGCGCTCGACGACGACGGCACGGATGCCGCGGCATCCGTGGCCCGCAATGTGACCGACGAACTGCTTCAGCAGGGCGCGGCCGACCTCGCACCCCTCGGCGACTGA
- the hemB gene encoding porphobilinogen synthase — protein MTDPSFPSVRPRRLRATPAWRRLARETRVHPEQLVLPVFVREGAGEPLPIASMPGVVQHSIDSLRREIVRAAEAGLGGVMLFGVPEHKDAEGSGATDPDGILNVATRLAVEEAGDALVVQTDLCLDEFTDHGHCGVLDAHGAVDNDATLDRYRDMALAQAEAGSQLLGLSGMMDGQVDVVRSALDDAGRTDVAILAYAAKYASAFYGPFRDAVQSSLQGDRRTYQLDAANRREGAREVALDLAEGADIVMVKPAMSYLDVLADAAATSPVPVWAYQVSGEYSMIEAAAAHGWIDRERAVDESITGIVRAGADAVLTYWAVEAAERLSGRGARRRDA, from the coding sequence ATGACCGACCCGAGCTTCCCGTCCGTCCGTCCGCGACGCTTGCGCGCGACGCCGGCATGGCGTCGCCTTGCGCGCGAGACGCGCGTTCACCCCGAGCAGCTCGTGCTGCCGGTGTTCGTGCGAGAGGGCGCCGGCGAGCCGCTGCCGATCGCGTCGATGCCGGGCGTCGTGCAGCACAGCATCGACTCGCTGCGCCGCGAGATCGTGCGCGCGGCGGAGGCGGGCCTCGGGGGAGTCATGCTGTTCGGTGTGCCCGAGCACAAGGATGCGGAGGGCTCCGGCGCGACCGACCCCGACGGCATCCTCAACGTGGCGACGCGCCTGGCGGTCGAGGAGGCGGGCGACGCGCTGGTCGTGCAGACCGACCTGTGCCTCGACGAGTTCACCGACCACGGCCACTGCGGCGTGCTCGACGCGCACGGCGCCGTCGACAACGACGCCACGCTCGATCGCTACCGCGACATGGCGCTCGCGCAGGCCGAGGCCGGGTCGCAGCTGCTCGGCCTCAGCGGCATGATGGACGGCCAGGTCGACGTCGTGCGCTCGGCCCTCGACGACGCCGGTCGCACGGATGTCGCGATCCTCGCGTACGCGGCGAAGTACGCGTCGGCGTTCTACGGACCTTTCCGCGACGCGGTGCAGTCCTCGCTGCAGGGCGACCGCCGCACGTATCAGCTGGATGCCGCGAACCGCCGCGAGGGCGCGCGCGAGGTCGCGCTCGACCTCGCCGAGGGCGCCGACATCGTCATGGTCAAGCCTGCGATGTCGTACCTCGACGTGCTCGCCGACGCCGCCGCGACCTCGCCGGTTCCCGTGTGGGCCTACCAAGTGAGCGGCGAGTACTCGATGATCGAGGCCGCTGCCGCGCACGGCTGGATCGACCGCGAACGCGCCGTCGACGAGTCGATCACGGGCATCGTGCGGGCGGGTGCCGACGCAGTGCTGACGTACTGGGCCGTCGAGGCGGCGGAACGCCTCTCCGGTCGCGGCGCGAGGAGACGAGACGCATGA
- a CDS encoding glutamate-1-semialdehyde 2,1-aminomutase, translating to MTTNNADAAARARAVIPGGVNSPVRAFGSVGGTPLSIVSASGATVRDVSGREYVDLVASWGPALLGHAHPEVVKAVTDAASRGLSFGASTPGETELAELVIDRLASPSPVAERATAGSETKRAIERLRLVSTGTEATMTAIRIARGATGRDVIIKFAGHYHGHSDGLLAESGSGVATLGLPGSAGVPADIAALTLVLPYNDRDAVRAAFETHPGRIAAIIAEAAGANAGVLTPEPGFNRFLIETAHEHGALFILDEVLTGFRVGPAGWWGLEQASGEDWSPDLVTFGKVIGGGMPLAAIGGRAALMELLAPVGPVYQAGTLSGNPLAVAAGIATLKLADDAVYRRVDEAADAVASAAHEALDAAGVAHVVSRAANLFSIAFRPDPVRDYDDARAQDAFRYRAFFHAMLDAGVSLPPSVFEAWFLTAAHDDAAIERVTAALPAAARAAASASPA from the coding sequence ATGACGACGAACAATGCGGATGCCGCGGCCCGCGCCCGCGCGGTGATCCCCGGCGGAGTCAACTCGCCCGTGCGCGCGTTCGGGTCGGTCGGAGGAACTCCCCTGTCGATCGTGTCGGCCTCCGGTGCGACGGTGCGCGACGTCTCGGGGCGCGAGTACGTCGACCTCGTCGCGTCGTGGGGGCCCGCGCTGCTCGGTCACGCGCACCCCGAAGTCGTGAAGGCTGTGACGGATGCCGCATCGCGCGGCCTCTCGTTCGGCGCGTCGACCCCCGGCGAGACCGAGCTCGCGGAGCTCGTCATCGACCGGCTCGCCAGCCCATCCCCGGTCGCTGAGCGAGCGACCGCTGGGAGCGAGACGAAGCGCGCGATCGAGCGCCTCCGCCTCGTCTCGACGGGCACCGAAGCGACGATGACCGCGATCCGCATCGCGCGCGGCGCCACGGGGCGCGACGTCATCATCAAGTTCGCCGGCCACTACCACGGTCACTCCGACGGCCTTCTCGCCGAGTCGGGCTCCGGGGTCGCGACGTTGGGACTTCCCGGATCGGCGGGCGTCCCCGCCGATATCGCGGCGCTCACCCTCGTGCTGCCCTACAACGACCGCGACGCCGTGCGCGCCGCCTTCGAGACGCACCCGGGCCGCATCGCGGCGATCATCGCCGAGGCCGCGGGCGCGAACGCCGGCGTCCTCACGCCCGAGCCCGGCTTCAACCGGTTCCTCATCGAGACAGCGCACGAGCACGGTGCCCTGTTCATCCTCGACGAGGTGCTCACGGGCTTCCGAGTCGGTCCCGCCGGCTGGTGGGGCCTCGAGCAGGCGTCGGGCGAGGACTGGAGCCCCGACCTCGTCACGTTCGGCAAGGTCATCGGCGGAGGCATGCCGCTCGCCGCGATCGGCGGCCGCGCCGCCCTGATGGAGCTGCTCGCCCCGGTCGGGCCGGTGTACCAGGCGGGTACGCTCAGCGGGAACCCGCTCGCGGTGGCGGCGGGCATCGCGACGCTGAAGCTCGCCGACGACGCGGTCTACCGCCGCGTGGACGAGGCGGCGGACGCCGTCGCGAGCGCCGCGCACGAGGCTCTCGACGCGGCGGGTGTCGCGCACGTCGTCTCACGTGCGGCGAACCTCTTCTCGATCGCGTTCCGCCCGGATCCGGTGCGCGACTACGACGACGCCCGTGCGCAGGACGCGTTCCGCTACCGGGCGTTCTTCCACGCGATGCTCGACGCCGGAGTGTCCCTCCCGCCGAGTGTCTTCGAGGCGTGGTTCCTCACCGCGGCGCACGACGACGCGGCGATCGAGCGCGTCACGGCCGCGCTTCCGGCCGCGGCGCGGGCCGCGGCATCCGCCTCGCCTGCCTGA